The Rissa tridactyla isolate bRisTri1 chromosome 6, bRisTri1.patW.cur.20221130, whole genome shotgun sequence genome includes a region encoding these proteins:
- the CRTAC1 gene encoding cartilage acidic protein 1 isoform X3: MRSRRRGGAGQPPWPVPRMLALWLLSLAWLSEGSQRSEPMFTAVTHRLLPPDYDSNPTQLNYGVAVTDLDADGDFEIVVAGYNGPNLVLKYDKARGRLVNLAEDERGSPYYALRDRQGNAIGVTACDIDGDGREEVYFLNTNNAFSGMATYTDKLFKLRNGRWEDLLSDEVNRDVASRFAGRSVACVDRTGSGRYSIYIANYASGNVGPHALIEMDVAASDPARGVVVLVDVAAQAGVNKYTGGRGVAVGPILSDSASDIFCGNENSPNFLFHNGGDGTYRDVAAAVGLDDPYQHGRGVALADFNRDGRVDIVYGNWNGPHRLYLQSGAPGRVRFRDIATPKFSMPSPVRTVIAADFDNDQELEVFFNNIAYRGSSANRLFRLIRREHSDPIVEELNPGDALEPEGRGTGGAVTDFDGDGMLDLILSHGESMAQPISIFKGTQGTSNNWLRVIPRTRFGAFARGAKVVLFTRHSGAHLRIIDGGSGYLCEMEPVAHFGLGRDEASSLEVTWPDGRVMVRAVASSETNSVLEVPYPLDVEEPLMPAPLECGQGFSQHENGRCVDMDECTEFPFVCPRDKPVCINTYGGYRCRSNKRCSRGFEPNEDGTACVAQVAFFGGYPSVGSWPGPPLGALLPLVLGLCLCLYAL, encoded by the exons AtgcgctcccgccgccgcgggggcgccGGGCAGCCCCCCTGGCCC GTGCCCAGGATGCTGGCGCTGTGGCTGCTGTCCCTGGCCTGGCTCAGCGAGGGCTCCCAGCGCAGCGAGCCCATGTTCACGGCCGTCACCCACCGCCTCCTCCCACCTGACTATGACAGCAACCCCACACAGCTCAACTACGGCGTGGCTGTCACCGACCTGGATGCCGACGGTGACTTCGAGATCGTGGTGGCAGG GTACAATGGCCCCAACCTGGTGCTCAAGTATGACAAGGCACGGGGACGGCTGGTGAACTTGGCGGAGGACGAGCGGGGCTCCCCGTACTACGCGCTGCGGGACCGGCAGGGCAACGCCATCGGCGTGACAGCCTGCGACATCGACGGGGATGGCCGCGAGGAGGTCTACTTCCTCAACACCAACAACGCCTTCTCCG gcatgGCCACCTACACAGACAAGCTCTTCAAGCTCCGCAACGGGCGCTGGGAGGACCTCCTGAGCGACGAGGTGAACCGGGATGTGGCCAGCCGCTTTGCCGGGCGCTCCGTCGCCTGCGTGGACCGGACG GGCTCCGGCAGGTACTCCATCTACATCGCCAACTACGCCAGCGGCAACGTGGGCCCCCACGCCCTGATCGAGATGGACGTGGCTGCCAGCGACCCTGCCCGCGGCGTCGTGGTGCTGGTGGACGTGGCCGCCCAGGCTGGCGTCAACAAGTACACAG GGGGCCGTGGGGTGGCCGTGGGCCCCATCCTGAGCGACAGCGCCTCCGACATATTCTGCGGTAACGAGAACAGCCCCAATTTCCTCTTCCACAACGGGGGGGACGGGACATACCGGGACGTCGCAGCTGCCGTGG GGCTGGATGACCCCTACCAGCACGGACGTGGCGTGGCTCTGGCTGACTTCAACCGTGACGGCCGGGTCGACATCGTCTACGGCAACTGGAATGGGCCGCACCGCCTCTACCTGCAGAGCGGGGCCCCTGGGCGCGTCCGATTCCGG GACATCGCCACCCCCAAGTTCTCCATGCCGTCCCCCGTCCGCACCGTCATCGCAGCCGACTTCGACAACGACCAAGAGCTGGAGGTTTTCTTCAATAACATCGCCTACCGCGGCTCCTCTGCCAACCGCCTCTTCCG GCTCATCCGCAGGGAGCACTCGGACCCCATTGTGGAAGAGCTGAATCCGGGGGATGCGCTGGAGCCAGAGGGTCGGGGCACAG GGGGTGCAGTGACGGATTTCGACGGTGATGGGATGCTGGACCTAATCCTGTCCCATGGCGAGTCCATGGCACAGCCAATCTCCATCTTCAAGGGCACTCAG ggcACCAGCAACAACTGGCTGCGTGTCATCCCCCGCACCCGTTTCGGGGCCTTTGCTCGGGGGGCCAAGGTGGTGCTGTTCACGCGGCACAGCGGGGCCCACCTGCGCATCATCGATGGTGGATCAGGGTACCTCTGCGAGATGGAGCCCGTGGCGCACTTCGGACTGG GGCGCGACGAAGCCAGCAGCCTGGAGGTGACCTGGCCGGATGGCCGCGTCATGGTGCGAGCTGTGGCCAGCAGTGAGACCAACTCTGTCCTGGAGGTCCCCTACCCTCTGGATGTGGAGGAGCCACTCATGCCTGCCCCGCTGGAG TGCGGGCAGGGATTCTCCCAGCACGAGAACGGACGCTGTGTAG ACATGGACGAGTGCACCGAGTTCCCCTTCGTCTGTCCCCGGGACAAACCCGTCTGCATCAACACCTACGGCGGGTACCGGTGCCGCAGCAACAAGCGCTGCAGCCGGGGCTTCGAGCCCAACGAGGATGGCACGGCTTGCGTGG CTCAAGTGGCCTTTTTTGGGGGATACCCCTCCGTCGGGAGCTGGCCTGGGCCCCCCCTTGGTGCCCTCCTCCCTCTAGTCCTTGGACTCTGCCTTTGCCTCTATGCACTTTAA
- the CRTAC1 gene encoding cartilage acidic protein 1 isoform X1 — MRSRRRGGAGQPPWPVPRMLALWLLSLAWLSEGSQRSEPMFTAVTHRLLPPDYDSNPTQLNYGVAVTDLDADGDFEIVVAGYNGPNLVLKYDKARGRLVNLAEDERGSPYYALRDRQGNAIGVTACDIDGDGREEVYFLNTNNAFSGMATYTDKLFKLRNGRWEDLLSDEVNRDVASRFAGRSVACVDRTGSGRYSIYIANYASGNVGPHALIEMDVAASDPARGVVVLVDVAAQAGVNKYTGGRGVAVGPILSDSASDIFCGNENSPNFLFHNGGDGTYRDVAAAVGLDDPYQHGRGVALADFNRDGRVDIVYGNWNGPHRLYLQSGAPGRVRFRDIATPKFSMPSPVRTVIAADFDNDQELEVFFNNIAYRGSSANRLFRLIRREHSDPIVEELNPGDALEPEGRGTGGAVTDFDGDGMLDLILSHGESMAQPISIFKGTQGTSNNWLRVIPRTRFGAFARGAKVVLFTRHSGAHLRIIDGGSGYLCEMEPVAHFGLGRDEASSLEVTWPDGRVMVRAVASSETNSVLEVPYPLDVEEPLMPAPLECGQGFSQHENGRCVDMDECTEFPFVCPRDKPVCINTYGGYRCRSNKRCSRGFEPNEDGTACVDINECAQGLHNCSQLCTNTPGAHTCHCRPGFRPLDPTASQCLDIDECQAQPGPCDHICHNSHGSFHCHCRHGFSLGAGGRCQHN; from the exons AtgcgctcccgccgccgcgggggcgccGGGCAGCCCCCCTGGCCC GTGCCCAGGATGCTGGCGCTGTGGCTGCTGTCCCTGGCCTGGCTCAGCGAGGGCTCCCAGCGCAGCGAGCCCATGTTCACGGCCGTCACCCACCGCCTCCTCCCACCTGACTATGACAGCAACCCCACACAGCTCAACTACGGCGTGGCTGTCACCGACCTGGATGCCGACGGTGACTTCGAGATCGTGGTGGCAGG GTACAATGGCCCCAACCTGGTGCTCAAGTATGACAAGGCACGGGGACGGCTGGTGAACTTGGCGGAGGACGAGCGGGGCTCCCCGTACTACGCGCTGCGGGACCGGCAGGGCAACGCCATCGGCGTGACAGCCTGCGACATCGACGGGGATGGCCGCGAGGAGGTCTACTTCCTCAACACCAACAACGCCTTCTCCG gcatgGCCACCTACACAGACAAGCTCTTCAAGCTCCGCAACGGGCGCTGGGAGGACCTCCTGAGCGACGAGGTGAACCGGGATGTGGCCAGCCGCTTTGCCGGGCGCTCCGTCGCCTGCGTGGACCGGACG GGCTCCGGCAGGTACTCCATCTACATCGCCAACTACGCCAGCGGCAACGTGGGCCCCCACGCCCTGATCGAGATGGACGTGGCTGCCAGCGACCCTGCCCGCGGCGTCGTGGTGCTGGTGGACGTGGCCGCCCAGGCTGGCGTCAACAAGTACACAG GGGGCCGTGGGGTGGCCGTGGGCCCCATCCTGAGCGACAGCGCCTCCGACATATTCTGCGGTAACGAGAACAGCCCCAATTTCCTCTTCCACAACGGGGGGGACGGGACATACCGGGACGTCGCAGCTGCCGTGG GGCTGGATGACCCCTACCAGCACGGACGTGGCGTGGCTCTGGCTGACTTCAACCGTGACGGCCGGGTCGACATCGTCTACGGCAACTGGAATGGGCCGCACCGCCTCTACCTGCAGAGCGGGGCCCCTGGGCGCGTCCGATTCCGG GACATCGCCACCCCCAAGTTCTCCATGCCGTCCCCCGTCCGCACCGTCATCGCAGCCGACTTCGACAACGACCAAGAGCTGGAGGTTTTCTTCAATAACATCGCCTACCGCGGCTCCTCTGCCAACCGCCTCTTCCG GCTCATCCGCAGGGAGCACTCGGACCCCATTGTGGAAGAGCTGAATCCGGGGGATGCGCTGGAGCCAGAGGGTCGGGGCACAG GGGGTGCAGTGACGGATTTCGACGGTGATGGGATGCTGGACCTAATCCTGTCCCATGGCGAGTCCATGGCACAGCCAATCTCCATCTTCAAGGGCACTCAG ggcACCAGCAACAACTGGCTGCGTGTCATCCCCCGCACCCGTTTCGGGGCCTTTGCTCGGGGGGCCAAGGTGGTGCTGTTCACGCGGCACAGCGGGGCCCACCTGCGCATCATCGATGGTGGATCAGGGTACCTCTGCGAGATGGAGCCCGTGGCGCACTTCGGACTGG GGCGCGACGAAGCCAGCAGCCTGGAGGTGACCTGGCCGGATGGCCGCGTCATGGTGCGAGCTGTGGCCAGCAGTGAGACCAACTCTGTCCTGGAGGTCCCCTACCCTCTGGATGTGGAGGAGCCACTCATGCCTGCCCCGCTGGAG TGCGGGCAGGGATTCTCCCAGCACGAGAACGGACGCTGTGTAG ACATGGACGAGTGCACCGAGTTCCCCTTCGTCTGTCCCCGGGACAAACCCGTCTGCATCAACACCTACGGCGGGTACCGGTGCCGCAGCAACAAGCGCTGCAGCCGGGGCTTCGAGCCCAACGAGGATGGCACGGCTTGCGTGG ACATCAACGAGTGTGCCCAGGGCTTGCAcaactgcagccagctctgcaccaACACCCCCGGGGCACACACCTGCCATTGTCGCCCGGGCTTCCGTCCCCTTGATCCCACTGCCAGCCAGTGCCTGG ACATAGACGAGTGCCAGGCACAGCCCGGCCCCTGCGACCACATCTGCCACAACAGCCACGGCTCCTTCCACTGCCACTGCCGCCATGGCTTCTCCCTGGGGGCAGGCGGGCGCTGCCAGCACAACTAG
- the CRTAC1 gene encoding cartilage acidic protein 1 isoform X4, which produces MRSRRRGGAGQPPWPVPRMLALWLLSLAWLSEGSQRSEPMFTAVTHRLLPPDYDSNPTQLNYGVAVTDLDADGDFEIVVAGYNGPNLVLKYDKARGRLVNLAEDERGSPYYALRDRQGNAIGVTACDIDGDGREEVYFLNTNNAFSGMATYTDKLFKLRNGRWEDLLSDEVNRDVASRFAGRSVACVDRTGSGRYSIYIANYASGNVGPHALIEMDVAASDPARGVVVLVDVAAQAGVNKYTGGRGVAVGPILSDSASDIFCGNENSPNFLFHNGGDGTYRDVAAAVGLDDPYQHGRGVALADFNRDGRVDIVYGNWNGPHRLYLQSGAPGRVRFRDIATPKFSMPSPVRTVIAADFDNDQELEVFFNNIAYRGSSANRLFRLIRREHSDPIVEELNPGDALEPEGRGTGGAVTDFDGDGMLDLILSHGESMAQPISIFKGTQGTSNNWLRVIPRTRFGAFARGAKVVLFTRHSGAHLRIIDGGSGYLCEMEPVAHFGLGRDEASSLEVTWPDGRVMVRAVASSETNSVLEVPYPLDVEEPLMPAPLETWTSAPSSPSSVPGTNPSASTPTAGTGAAATSAAAGASSPTRMARLAWTSTSVPRACTTAASSAPTPPGHTPAIVARASVPLIPLPASAWT; this is translated from the exons AtgcgctcccgccgccgcgggggcgccGGGCAGCCCCCCTGGCCC GTGCCCAGGATGCTGGCGCTGTGGCTGCTGTCCCTGGCCTGGCTCAGCGAGGGCTCCCAGCGCAGCGAGCCCATGTTCACGGCCGTCACCCACCGCCTCCTCCCACCTGACTATGACAGCAACCCCACACAGCTCAACTACGGCGTGGCTGTCACCGACCTGGATGCCGACGGTGACTTCGAGATCGTGGTGGCAGG GTACAATGGCCCCAACCTGGTGCTCAAGTATGACAAGGCACGGGGACGGCTGGTGAACTTGGCGGAGGACGAGCGGGGCTCCCCGTACTACGCGCTGCGGGACCGGCAGGGCAACGCCATCGGCGTGACAGCCTGCGACATCGACGGGGATGGCCGCGAGGAGGTCTACTTCCTCAACACCAACAACGCCTTCTCCG gcatgGCCACCTACACAGACAAGCTCTTCAAGCTCCGCAACGGGCGCTGGGAGGACCTCCTGAGCGACGAGGTGAACCGGGATGTGGCCAGCCGCTTTGCCGGGCGCTCCGTCGCCTGCGTGGACCGGACG GGCTCCGGCAGGTACTCCATCTACATCGCCAACTACGCCAGCGGCAACGTGGGCCCCCACGCCCTGATCGAGATGGACGTGGCTGCCAGCGACCCTGCCCGCGGCGTCGTGGTGCTGGTGGACGTGGCCGCCCAGGCTGGCGTCAACAAGTACACAG GGGGCCGTGGGGTGGCCGTGGGCCCCATCCTGAGCGACAGCGCCTCCGACATATTCTGCGGTAACGAGAACAGCCCCAATTTCCTCTTCCACAACGGGGGGGACGGGACATACCGGGACGTCGCAGCTGCCGTGG GGCTGGATGACCCCTACCAGCACGGACGTGGCGTGGCTCTGGCTGACTTCAACCGTGACGGCCGGGTCGACATCGTCTACGGCAACTGGAATGGGCCGCACCGCCTCTACCTGCAGAGCGGGGCCCCTGGGCGCGTCCGATTCCGG GACATCGCCACCCCCAAGTTCTCCATGCCGTCCCCCGTCCGCACCGTCATCGCAGCCGACTTCGACAACGACCAAGAGCTGGAGGTTTTCTTCAATAACATCGCCTACCGCGGCTCCTCTGCCAACCGCCTCTTCCG GCTCATCCGCAGGGAGCACTCGGACCCCATTGTGGAAGAGCTGAATCCGGGGGATGCGCTGGAGCCAGAGGGTCGGGGCACAG GGGGTGCAGTGACGGATTTCGACGGTGATGGGATGCTGGACCTAATCCTGTCCCATGGCGAGTCCATGGCACAGCCAATCTCCATCTTCAAGGGCACTCAG ggcACCAGCAACAACTGGCTGCGTGTCATCCCCCGCACCCGTTTCGGGGCCTTTGCTCGGGGGGCCAAGGTGGTGCTGTTCACGCGGCACAGCGGGGCCCACCTGCGCATCATCGATGGTGGATCAGGGTACCTCTGCGAGATGGAGCCCGTGGCGCACTTCGGACTGG GGCGCGACGAAGCCAGCAGCCTGGAGGTGACCTGGCCGGATGGCCGCGTCATGGTGCGAGCTGTGGCCAGCAGTGAGACCAACTCTGTCCTGGAGGTCCCCTACCCTCTGGATGTGGAGGAGCCACTCATGCCTGCCCCGCTGGAG ACATGGACGAGTGCACCGAGTTCCCCTTCGTCTGTCCCCGGGACAAACCCGTCTGCATCAACACCTACGGCGGGTACCGGTGCCGCAGCAACAAGCGCTGCAGCCGGGGCTTCGAGCCCAACGAGGATGGCACGGCTTGCGTGG ACATCAACGAGTGTGCCCAGGGCTTGCAcaactgcagccagctctgcaccaACACCCCCGGGGCACACACCTGCCATTGTCGCCCGGGCTTCCGTCCCCTTGATCCCACTGCCAGCCAGTGCCTGG ACATAG
- the SFRP5 gene encoding secreted frizzled-related protein 5, giving the protein MRRAGGRPGVRGSALLALALALAGSPGGGQHYDYYGWQPESLPHGRFYGREPQCLDIPPDMQLCRDVGYKRMRLPNLLEHETMAEAKQQASSWVPLLAKQCHTDTQLFLCSLFAPVCLDRPVYPCRSLCEVVRDSCAPVMESYGFPWPEMLHCGKFPSDHELCIAVQFGNSKVTPPPVSKICTQCEMEHKADGMMEQMCSSDFVVKMRIKEMTEENGERRLVAAQKKKVLKLGPLKRKDTKKMVLHMRNAGTCPCPQLDSLSGSFLVMGRKVGGRLLLLAVYPWQKHNKEMKFAVKFMFSYPCPLYHPLLYGAGQH; this is encoded by the exons atgcggcgggcgggcggccgcccgGGGGTCCGGGGCTcggcgctgctggccctggcgcTGGCGCTGGCGGGGtcccccggcggcgggcagcaCTACGACTACTACGGCTGGCAGCCCGAGAGCCTGCCCCACGGGCGCTTCTACGGGCGGGAGCCGCAGTGCCTCGACATCCCGCCCGACATGCAGCTCTGTCGCGACGTGGGCTACAAGCGCATGCGGCTGCCCAACCTGCTGGAGCATGAGACCATGGCCgaggccaagcagcaggccagcAGCTGGGTGCCCCTGCTCGCCAAGCAGTGCCACACCGACAcccagctcttcctctgctccctcttCGCCCCGGTCTGCCTCGACCGGCCCGTCTACCCCTGCCGCTCCCTCTGCGAGGTGGTGCGTGACTCCTGCGCCCCCGTCATGGAGTCCTACGGCTTCCCCTGGCCCGAGATGCTGCACTGTGGCAAGTTTCCCTCTGACCACGAGCTCTGCATCGCCGTCCAGTTCGGGAACAGTAAGGTCACCCCACCACCAG TGTCCAAGATCTGCACCCAGTGCGAGATGGAGCACAAGGCAGACGGCATGATGGAGCAGATGTGCTCCAGTGACTTTG TGGTGAAGATGCGCATCAAGGAGATGACAGAGGAGAATGGGGAGCGGCGGCTGGTGGCTGCCCAGAAGAAGAAGGTGCTGAAGCTGGGCCCGCTCAAGCGCAAGGACACCAAGAAGATGGTGCTGCACATGAGGAACGCGGgcacctgcccctgcccccagctcGACAGCCTCAGCGGCAGCTTCCTGGTGATGGGCCGCAAGGTGGGCGGCCGCCTGCTCCTCCTCGCAGTCTACCCCTGGCAGAAGCACAACAAGGAGATGAAGTTCGCCGTCAAGTTCATGTTCTCCTACCCCTGCCCCCTCTACCACCCCCTGCTCTATGGGGCTGGGCAGCACTAg
- the CRTAC1 gene encoding cartilage acidic protein 1 isoform X2, protein MRSRRRGGAGQPPWPVPRMLALWLLSLAWLSEGSQRSEPMFTAVTHRLLPPDYDSNPTQLNYGVAVTDLDADGDFEIVVAGYNGPNLVLKYDKARGRLVNLAEDERGSPYYALRDRQGNAIGVTACDIDGDGREEVYFLNTNNAFSGMATYTDKLFKLRNGRWEDLLSDEVNRDVASRFAGRSVACVDRTGSGRYSIYIANYASGNVGPHALIEMDVAASDPARGVVVLVDVAAQAGVNKYTGGRGVAVGPILSDSASDIFCGNENSPNFLFHNGGDGTYRDVAAAVGLDDPYQHGRGVALADFNRDGRVDIVYGNWNGPHRLYLQSGAPGRVRFRDIATPKFSMPSPVRTVIAADFDNDQELEVFFNNIAYRGSSANRLFRLIRREHSDPIVEELNPGDALEPEGRGTGGAVTDFDGDGMLDLILSHGESMAQPISIFKGTQGTSNNWLRVIPRTRFGAFARGAKVVLFTRHSGAHLRIIDGGSGYLCEMEPVAHFGLGRDEASSLEVTWPDGRVMVRAVASSETNSVLEVPYPLDVEEPLMPAPLETWTSAPSSPSSVPGTNPSASTPTAGTGAAATSAAAGASSPTRMARLAWVSDGGDALTLCSPEAPPWDAVAPLPPKSWPYPASCHAAAQPLAPWLCICSSCASC, encoded by the exons AtgcgctcccgccgccgcgggggcgccGGGCAGCCCCCCTGGCCC GTGCCCAGGATGCTGGCGCTGTGGCTGCTGTCCCTGGCCTGGCTCAGCGAGGGCTCCCAGCGCAGCGAGCCCATGTTCACGGCCGTCACCCACCGCCTCCTCCCACCTGACTATGACAGCAACCCCACACAGCTCAACTACGGCGTGGCTGTCACCGACCTGGATGCCGACGGTGACTTCGAGATCGTGGTGGCAGG GTACAATGGCCCCAACCTGGTGCTCAAGTATGACAAGGCACGGGGACGGCTGGTGAACTTGGCGGAGGACGAGCGGGGCTCCCCGTACTACGCGCTGCGGGACCGGCAGGGCAACGCCATCGGCGTGACAGCCTGCGACATCGACGGGGATGGCCGCGAGGAGGTCTACTTCCTCAACACCAACAACGCCTTCTCCG gcatgGCCACCTACACAGACAAGCTCTTCAAGCTCCGCAACGGGCGCTGGGAGGACCTCCTGAGCGACGAGGTGAACCGGGATGTGGCCAGCCGCTTTGCCGGGCGCTCCGTCGCCTGCGTGGACCGGACG GGCTCCGGCAGGTACTCCATCTACATCGCCAACTACGCCAGCGGCAACGTGGGCCCCCACGCCCTGATCGAGATGGACGTGGCTGCCAGCGACCCTGCCCGCGGCGTCGTGGTGCTGGTGGACGTGGCCGCCCAGGCTGGCGTCAACAAGTACACAG GGGGCCGTGGGGTGGCCGTGGGCCCCATCCTGAGCGACAGCGCCTCCGACATATTCTGCGGTAACGAGAACAGCCCCAATTTCCTCTTCCACAACGGGGGGGACGGGACATACCGGGACGTCGCAGCTGCCGTGG GGCTGGATGACCCCTACCAGCACGGACGTGGCGTGGCTCTGGCTGACTTCAACCGTGACGGCCGGGTCGACATCGTCTACGGCAACTGGAATGGGCCGCACCGCCTCTACCTGCAGAGCGGGGCCCCTGGGCGCGTCCGATTCCGG GACATCGCCACCCCCAAGTTCTCCATGCCGTCCCCCGTCCGCACCGTCATCGCAGCCGACTTCGACAACGACCAAGAGCTGGAGGTTTTCTTCAATAACATCGCCTACCGCGGCTCCTCTGCCAACCGCCTCTTCCG GCTCATCCGCAGGGAGCACTCGGACCCCATTGTGGAAGAGCTGAATCCGGGGGATGCGCTGGAGCCAGAGGGTCGGGGCACAG GGGGTGCAGTGACGGATTTCGACGGTGATGGGATGCTGGACCTAATCCTGTCCCATGGCGAGTCCATGGCACAGCCAATCTCCATCTTCAAGGGCACTCAG ggcACCAGCAACAACTGGCTGCGTGTCATCCCCCGCACCCGTTTCGGGGCCTTTGCTCGGGGGGCCAAGGTGGTGCTGTTCACGCGGCACAGCGGGGCCCACCTGCGCATCATCGATGGTGGATCAGGGTACCTCTGCGAGATGGAGCCCGTGGCGCACTTCGGACTGG GGCGCGACGAAGCCAGCAGCCTGGAGGTGACCTGGCCGGATGGCCGCGTCATGGTGCGAGCTGTGGCCAGCAGTGAGACCAACTCTGTCCTGGAGGTCCCCTACCCTCTGGATGTGGAGGAGCCACTCATGCCTGCCCCGCTGGAG ACATGGACGAGTGCACCGAGTTCCCCTTCGTCTGTCCCCGGGACAAACCCGTCTGCATCAACACCTACGGCGGGTACCGGTGCCGCAGCAACAAGCGCTGCAGCCGGGGCTTCGAGCCCAACGAGGATGGCACGGCTTGCGTGGGTGAGTGACGGCGGGGATGCCCTGACCCTGTGCAGCCCTGAAGCACCTCCCTGGGATGCTGTTGCACCCCTGCCACCCAAGTCCTGGCCGTATCCCGCAAGCTGCCACGCAGCTGCCCAGCCCCTTGCGCCCTGGCTCTGTATCTGTTCATCCTGCGCCTCCTGCTGA
- the GOLGA7B gene encoding golgin subfamily A member 7B — translation MGAAPSTVGTSGTASQGGMVHSLQELRRSASLATKVFVQRDYSEGTTCQFQTKFPAELESRIERQLFEETVKTLNGFYAEAEKIGGSSYLEGCLACATAYFIFLCMETHYEKVLKKISKYIQEQNEKIYAPRGLLLTDPLERGMRVIEISIYEDRCSSGSSSSGSSSSSGGGGGGGAGGR, via the exons ATGGGGGCTGCCCCCTCCACCGTGGGGACCTCGGGGACGGCCAGCCAGGGTGGCATG GTGCAcagcctgcaggagctgcggcgtAGTGCATCCCTGGCCACCAAGGTCTTCGTGCAGCGGGATTACAGTGAAGGGACCACATGCCAGTTCCAGACAAAGTTCCCCGCCGAGCTGGAGAGCCGG ATCGAGCGGCAGCTCTTTGAGGAAACTGTGAAAACCCTTAATGGCTTCTACGCCGAGGCAGAGAAGATCGGGGGCAGCTCGTACCTGGAGGGGTGTCTGGCCTGCGCCACCGCCTATTTCATCTTCCTCTGCATGGAGACACACTACGAGAAG GTACTGAAGAAGATCTCCAAGTACATCCAGGAGCAGAATGAGAAGATCTATGcgccccgggggctgctgctcaccGACCCCTTGGAGCGTGGCATGAGGGTC ATCGAGATCTCCATCTATGAGGACCGGTGCAGCAGCGGCAGCTCCAGCAgcggcagctccagcagcagcggcggcggcgggggcggcggggcggggggtcggTGA